The bacterium genome includes the window TATAAACATGCCGGCCGGCTTTGGTTAATGCCTGCATTTCGTACTTGGGTATTACCGGTAAACCCTTCATCCGTTTTTCCATCCGCTCACGAACCAATTCCCAACTCTCCGGAGCGATCAGAGTCATATAATCAAATTTTTCATTGAGGACTTCTTCGCGTCTGTATCCGAAAAGTTCTTCCCACGCAGCATTGACCAGCACGACTTTGTTATGTTGCAATACATAAACCGGATTGGAGGATTGCTCTACCAAAGCCCGATACTGCTGCTCGCTTTCAAGCAAAGCTTGTTCGGCTTTTTTCCTCAAAGTAACATCACGGGAATTGACTACAATACCCGCAACGACCGGATCATTGAGCATGTTATGGCCGGTAACTTCGAGAATGCGCCAAGAACCATCTTTGTGAATAAATCTGAATTCTTCATTGATAACTTTGCGCGCGCTGGCAGCTCCTTGCCGGAAAGTCTCGTTCAATCGCTCCCGATCTTCGGGATGAACGAATTCCGTAATGTGACGGCCAACTAATTCATCAGGACTAAATCCAAAAATTCGTGCAATCGACGGGCTTTCGTACCGAACTGTGCCATCCGCATTAAGAATCGTAATAATATCGAGTGCGTTTTCAATAAGTACACGGTAATAACGCTCACTGCGTGTCACCGCTGCTTCAATACGTTTGCGCTCGGTGACATCGCGCGCAAAAACCGAAGCGCCGGTAATTTTTCCATTGCTGGTAATAATCGGATTAAAAGACACGTCAACATCTTGCGACTTTCCCGCATATTCAAAATGGTCGGAAACCGTGAAGCTCTCACCTTTCAATAAAACGCGATCGTACCGTTCTTTCCAGGTATCTCTTAAATTGTCAGGAATGACTTCCAACACGTGCATGCCGGGTTCAAGTGTAATACCAAATGCCTGCTGAAAACTATCCTTAAAAATTGAATTAATGGTGATAATGCAATAATGTTCATCGAGCGACCAAATTGAATCTTTGGTATTCTCAATAATGGCCAGTAAGCTCGCCTGATTGTGCTGCAACTCTTCAGCGGCTTTACGTCGCTCCGTAATGTCTCGTGAGTTGACAACGATACCATTGACTCCCGGTTCATGCAAAAGATTGCGGCCCGTACTTTCCAGCATACGCCAAGAACCATCCCGGTGATGAAACCGGTACTCGACCGTGGCGGTTGTATTGGGAATTTTTGCAAGCGACATAAATAAATTTTTAACACGTTCCATATCGTCTTTGTGTACAAATTCGAACGCATTATTCCCAACCAATTCACTCACGCCGTACCCGAGTACTTTCTCTATAGACGGACTTTCATATAAAATTTTTCCTTCAGCATTCAGAATCGTTACGATATCAGTCGAATGTTCGATAAGAGAACGGTAATATTGCTCGCTGCGTGCCAGCGCTTCTTCTGCTGTCCGACGCTCAGTAATATCACGTTGGGTTCCCCAGACTTGCGTCAGATAACCGCTTTCAATAAACCCGGTTGCATTATTCAGAAAATATTTCGGATGGCCAAATTTATCAACTTCATGAGATTCCTGATCAAAATACCTGTAACCACCGTGAATAAAGTTTCTCATGTATTCGACGTTATGCGGATCGCTTGACAATAACAATTGATTGATCGGAACGCCAATGGCATCCGCTTGCGTTTCGAACCCATACATGTGCGCCATACTCAGATTGCATTCGGCAATAAAAGCATGTTTAAAAAATAATTGAATTTGTTCGTCCTCGGGTAAGGCCGTTGATACCGGAGGGCGCAATTCAACCCGGTAAATTCCTTCAGCACTGTATGCAATAAATTGACGGTAGCGCTCCTCGCTTTCACGCAGAGCCGCTTCCGCTTTTTTACGTTCTTCAATTTCTTTGATCAGTTGTTCATTAGCCGTTTTAAGTTCATTCGTACGCTCTTCCACCCTTAGCTCCAACTCGTCAAGGGTTTTACGCAGTTCATCTTCAGCTTTTTTACGACTGAAGAAACCGGGGATTTCATACGTCGAAACTTTTTTGGCAACCTGGAGATTAGTTTTTAGATACGACTGAATGCGCGTTTCAATTCGGTTGGGATGAGCCATGATAAAACGGCAATGATCATCGCCTTTCGCTTTGCATAAAATTTCAGATGCTACGAGTTTAACGCCGAAACTTTCTTCGCACCAACCCGATGAATATCCTGCATTCATGATACATACGGGGAAATGGACCTTTTTTTTGGCTTGCAGCCATGCATCGGATTCAAATGAATACGGGTGGTCATAGACAAGATAGAATTCTTCATCCGGCGATGGCTGGCTTTCAGGATGAATATCGACAAACGCCCATCCCGCATGTGCAAAATGAATGGGACCGGCTGAAAGCTTTTCAATCGGATCTTTGAGGTGAAGTTGTGAATGAAAATTTCTGGCATCGGCAACACCAATCGCGTGGGCTACGTCAAAAAGCAAGCTCCGAGCTACAGCCAGCGCTTCCTCTTCACTTTTGTCGCGATACGTATTTTTGATCAATTCAAAAAATTCAACCGACATGGATGCGGCGCGAACGTAAATATACCGTTGGCCAAAAATCTGGATGGTACCTTCCTCAGCATTTTCTTTGCGTTCCTGAAAATACCGGCTGACAAATTCCTGCGCCTTCTCGAAAATCGGTTCGAATTCTTTCGGAACTTTGACCGTTTTTAACATGCATCCTCTTTAAAAAATCACACTAATGCCGTTTTGTATATCCAGATCATAACGACGGACATCTTCCGGCGGTTGCCGGTCATATCTGAAATTCAAGGTTGTAGTAAACGCAAGGTGTTTTGTGATATTTACGCCTAAAACGCTTTCTACTAAAATCCGGTAATCGGAAATATGTTGCGTATCAAACTGATAATATCCCGTACCGGTCATCGTCACCATTTCATTCCACTGCCAACGGAAAGAAAGATAATTCGTCGAGCGCAAAAGACGCGTATCCGGCTCCAATCCGTCATATTCCTCCCATTCGCCCATCAGGCCGATACCGGCATTGAGCCGAAAAAAATGTCTGGCCGATGCTGCCGTATCCGTTTCTACAACCTCCATTCTCAGCCCACCGCCGATCAATTCGCGGCTTTTCAATAAAATAAAATCATTAAATTCTTTTTGAGTAAACAACTCCGCCTTCCATTTTTCAGAAAACGATCTCATCGTACGGACATGCACAAAACCCTTATTGATAAAAACATCCCCGTCTTCCATACTGCGTTGGTAGTTACCGGCCAGAAAAGAATAATAATGATTGGATGCATAATCGGTTCTTGCAAAGCCTCTTAAATTAAGAACGCTGGAATTACCAGAAACATAACCGGCGCTAAGAGTCAGTAAATGGTGCCAACCTTGCCCCAATTCCATCCGACGCATACTCTCGGTATTGACCTGCGCCTGAAGGGATGTTAGCATAAATGCTATCCAAAAAGAAAAATATATCCTCTGCATCGATCACTAAAAGGTCATTTTATTCTGATAAGTGGGTGACAACTGCTTGTGCGGAGCAATATAACCAAAAGGACTGCGCAATACAATAATTTTGCTGTTTTGATCGTTTGCATTCGTAACTTGCAATTATGAACTACTATGTTTAGAATCTGAAAAAATAACTGATTCAAATTCAACCCATGGAATATTTTCTAATTGGATTGGCCGCAGCGGTTACTTCGGCGCTGACACTTTTTTCGGGTTTTGGATTAGGTACCTTACTTATGCCTGTGTTTGCCGTCTTTTTTCCGCTGGATGTTGCTATCGCTCTCACTGCAATCGTTCATTTGTTAAATAATGTTTTTAAATTATTTCTTGTAGGCTCGAAAGCGCATCGTGGAGTTGTCATCCGTTTTGGGTTACCGGCAATTGCAGCGGCGTTCGCCGGCGCATGGTTACTGACTTTTTTGGAAAATTTGCAGCCATTTATCTCATATGAATTATTAGGAAAAACGCTTTTAATTCTGCCTCAAAAAATATTCGTAGCATTGATCATGATTTTTTTTGCTGTTTTTGAGCTCATTCCGTCGTTAGCCGGAAAGACATTCGATCAGAAATATCTGCTTGCCGGAGGATTACTGAGCGGATTTTTCGGAGGATTGTCAGGACACCAAGGCGCGTTACGGAGCGGGTTTCTGATCCGGAGTGATTTATCTAAAGAAAGTTTCATAGGTACCGGCGTATTCGTCGCATGCCTTGTTGACTTATCGAGATTAAGTGTTTATGGAAATCATTTTTTGCGCCACGGTTTAGGAGAGAATGCGATGCTGCTTTCTGTAGCCTCATTCTGTGCATTTACCGGCGCATGGGTCGGTAATCATTTTATTAAAAAAGTTACTCTGCGCTCGATTCAAATGATCGTTTCAATTTTATTATTTTTAATTGCCATCGCTTTAGCAGCCGGAGTCATTTAAGATAACGAATGCAAACCGAATCACACGACTTTGCTCTTGTGTTTTTTGATTCTATCATCAGATCATTACAATTTCCGATTGCATTTTACTCTTTCGGCATGTAAGTTTTTACAAAAATTATTTTAATAACGTAACCACACATGCTTTTAACCATCGATATCGGTAATACGCACACGGTATTGGGAATCTACCAAGAGGAATCCTTGCTGGCGCATTGGCGCCTGACCAGTACCAACAGTAAAACAGAAGATGAAGTATTTGCTTTGTTTACTTTTTTTTGTGAACAAAAAAGCATCGACATTCGAAAAATCAATGGAATTATTATCAGTTCAGTCGTTCCTGAACAGACACCGGTTTATGCGCGGATGGGCGAAAGCTATTTTTCGATCAAACCTTTTGAAGTCAGCGCGCATTTAGACTGCGGTTTGAAGATTTTATACGACAATCCTTTTGCTGTCGGCGCCGATCGTATTTGCAATGCAGTAGCGGGTTTGCATAAATACGGCGGTCCTATCGTAATTGTCGACTTCGGCACGGCGACGACATTCGATTGCGTCAGCGCCAATGCCGAATATCTCGGCGGGCTCATCATGCCCGGCATCGAAACCGCTTCAATCGACCTTCACAAACGCGCCGCCAAATTGCCTAAGGTCGATCTGACATTTCCAGACAAACTCATTGCGACGAACACAACGGACAGCATGCGGGCGGGAATCATGTACAGCGCCGTCGATGGCGTGGATGGAATTTTAAAGCGATTAAAAAAAGAAATGGGCGACAAAACACAAATCATCGGAACCGGCGGACTTGCTCGTGTGATCGTTGAAAAATCAGAGTTACTAAAAATTGTCGAACCGCACATGGTGCTCGAAGGACTACGCTTGATCTATGAGAGAGTGAAAAAATAAGCTTAAAATTTATAACCAACTCCCAACTTGAGTTCACCGGCCTCTAAAAGATTAGGGTTTTCTTGATAAATATCTTTCCTTCCAAAATACCATCCGAAAAAGTTCACTTCAGAATAGAGTATAATTTTTCTATAAAGTGGGGTTACGTAGCCCAATCCCAATGATTGTCTGAAAAACTTATCATCGAGCAATAACGATGAACCTCTGTAAAAGAATGATAAATCCGATTTTACATACAAACGGCGCTGACCTGTAGTTAATAAATCATAACCTACGGTTACTCCGAGTTGGTGGGTTTTAATTTCCTGCGGACGGTATCCGTAGGCCAGGCCAGTATGTAGCTTTGGCGCGATAGGAATTTGTAAACCTAAAAAAAGATATTCTTCTCCTTCAGCAAATGACCATGCAGAACCGGTAACGATTCTTACGCGACTCCATTCACGTTCCTGACCTTGAAGAAAATTGTAAGATGCGTATACCAATAAATAAATAACTATCAAAACTTGCTTCATTGTTCGATTCCTGCATTTTGTATTAGAATGTATAACCGATGCCTATTTTTGCCTCACTAGCCTTGTAAATCACAAAATCTTGATAATTCGGATCACTTTTTGAGCGCCCGTAATAAAAGCCAAACATATTGAGCTCAACATCCAAAATTACTCTCCGATACGCGCGAACTAAATAGCCAACGCCAAAAGAATGGCGAAAGAAGCGGCTGTCGAGATAACCTGCTGGGTTTTTTGTAAAGTAAGACAAATCTGTTTTCAAAAATAACCGGTGACGATTTGAATGAAGCAAACCATAACCCAAAGTTATTCCGATTTGATGCGTTTTAACTTGCCGCGAAAAATATCCGTAATTTAATCCTGTGTGCAATTTGGGCGAAAGTGGAATTTGTGTTCCCAAGTAAACATAATCTTCATTCCCTTGGCTCCGAAAGTAAGACATGGCCCCGCCTCCGATTACCCGAATTCCTTTCCATTCATCATTTTGACATCTTGCCTCAAAGGACAAGGACAATAAAAGTATCAGAGCAAATAGCGTTTTCATAACTACTCCCATTTGGCTTTATAAACCACTTTCTTTCTATCCGCTGTATAATTCCCAAAAACACCCACTACATCTTTGCCTTTGATATTTGACCTCTTTTCAATCGGAATATCATATAAAGTAATGTCCCAATCACCAAACTCGGATGTCATGCCATGACCGTGTGGCTGGTGAAATAGTCCATAAGCGCTGTCAATAGCTCGGTATTCATAATTGACTGTGACAAAATCAGCGCGAGTTGTGTCAAATTCATCTTTGACAAAAATTACTGCGTCATATTGTTCATTTTGAAAAGAATAGGCGCTGACTGTAAAAGAAAAATTATTTGAAGCTCTTTCCATAATGTAATAAATTGCTTTTTCAATCTTATTTGTTCCAATTAAAATTGTGTCCGCGTAAAATAGTCCAGCTTCTTTGTACGGTTTAACAATGGTGGTATCTGCAAATTCATTTATGATTTGAATTGGCTGAAGAATCTGAGTCTGAGCCGTAAAAACTCTGCTATTCTTTTTTTGAACCTTTAAAGTATACATACCTAAAGGAACTATCCTTAACTCTCTGTTCACATCACGATAAATTCCCCGATCAATATAAGTCAGTTGAACCGATTGTCCTTCGCCTTCGATCGTGACTGTGGCATCAGGATCATATTCATAGTAAGCAATATAAAACTGGCGTGTATTGATCATAAGTTCCTTGAGAAGCGAATCTTGCATACCCCAGACGTAATAAATATTATGAATGTCGGCTGGCACCAATTGGCCTACAAAAACTTCAATCGCATTTTCCCGAACAAAACCATTGGACGAATCCGGAGCGAGTAGGCCTAACACAATATCTTTTTTCTCCTGAATACGTGAGTCGGGGTAGTATTCTTTATAACACGATTGACATGAGATAACAGTTAATAAAGTAAAAGTCAGATAATATTTCATGATTAAAACCTAAAAAATAATCTCTCGGTAGTTATCGATGTTAATTATTAAATTGATTTCTATTGTGCGAAATACCTGAAGCGATAATTAATGTCATCAAGCCC containing:
- a CDS encoding PAS domain S-box protein, with protein sequence MLKTVKVPKEFEPIFEKAQEFVSRYFQERKENAEEGTIQIFGQRYIYVRAASMSVEFFELIKNTYRDKSEEEALAVARSLLFDVAHAIGVADARNFHSQLHLKDPIEKLSAGPIHFAHAGWAFVDIHPESQPSPDEEFYLVYDHPYSFESDAWLQAKKKVHFPVCIMNAGYSSGWCEESFGVKLVASEILCKAKGDDHCRFIMAHPNRIETRIQSYLKTNLQVAKKVSTYEIPGFFSRKKAEDELRKTLDELELRVEERTNELKTANEQLIKEIEERKKAEAALRESEERYRQFIAYSAEGIYRVELRPPVSTALPEDEQIQLFFKHAFIAECNLSMAHMYGFETQADAIGVPINQLLLSSDPHNVEYMRNFIHGGYRYFDQESHEVDKFGHPKYFLNNATGFIESGYLTQVWGTQRDITERRTAEEALARSEQYYRSLIEHSTDIVTILNAEGKILYESPSIEKVLGYGVSELVGNNAFEFVHKDDMERVKNLFMSLAKIPNTTATVEYRFHHRDGSWRMLESTGRNLLHEPGVNGIVVNSRDITERRKAAEELQHNQASLLAIIENTKDSIWSLDEHYCIITINSIFKDSFQQAFGITLEPGMHVLEVIPDNLRDTWKERYDRVLLKGESFTVSDHFEYAGKSQDVDVSFNPIITSNGKITGASVFARDVTERKRIEAAVTRSERYYRVLIENALDIITILNADGTVRYESPSIARIFGFSPDELVGRHITEFVHPEDRERLNETFRQGAASARKVINEEFRFIHKDGSWRILEVTGHNMLNDPVVAGIVVNSRDVTLRKKAEQALLESEQQYRALVEQSSNPVYVLQHNKVVLVNAAWEELFGYRREEVLNEKFDYMTLIAPESWELVRERMEKRMKGLPVIPKYEMQALTKAGRHVYIEVSVAEITWHNKPAVQGVYYDITQRKRAEAALAAEKEQLAVTLRSIGDGVITTDILGKIVLLNKVAEQLTGWTSDDAMDKPIEDVFNIIRERTGERVANPVYGVLKSGSPKELKDHTALIAKDGTHRLISDSAAPILDSENHVIGAVLVFRDITERNKLEQERIKASKLESVGILAGGIAHDFNNILTAILGNLSLMKMVIEKPGEIQKRITEAEKASMRARDLTQQLLTFSKGGAPVKSAGSIKELIKDSSEFALRGSNISCHYSIASELWPVEVDQGQISQVIHNLILNAVQAMPEGGKIDVSAGNLQITTAMGLPLPEGTYLQIAITDHGIGIPPEHLQKIFDPYFTTKQKGSGLGLATSYSIIKNHDGFIAVQSELGKQTTFTVYLPAIEREVKVEPVRSETKFSGAGKILIMDDEEDIRNIMTQMLRRSGYVIVTTSDGREAIDCYTQAKLSEEPFDLVIMDLTIPGGMGGKEAMERLRKFDPNIKAIVISGYSNDPVMSDFKSYGFSGVIPKPFDMSTLTKTIKEMLAPAI
- a CDS encoding DUF481 domain-containing protein, whose translation is MLTSLQAQVNTESMRRMELGQGWHHLLTLSAGYVSGNSSVLNLRGFARTDYASNHYYSFLAGNYQRSMEDGDVFINKGFVHVRTMRSFSEKWKAELFTQKEFNDFILLKSRELIGGGLRMEVVETDTAASARHFFRLNAGIGLMGEWEEYDGLEPDTRLLRSTNYLSFRWQWNEMVTMTGTGYYQFDTQHISDYRILVESVLGVNITKHLAFTTTLNFRYDRQPPEDVRRYDLDIQNGISVIF
- a CDS encoding TSUP family transporter translates to MEYFLIGLAAAVTSALTLFSGFGLGTLLMPVFAVFFPLDVAIALTAIVHLLNNVFKLFLVGSKAHRGVVIRFGLPAIAAAFAGAWLLTFLENLQPFISYELLGKTLLILPQKIFVALIMIFFAVFELIPSLAGKTFDQKYLLAGGLLSGFFGGLSGHQGALRSGFLIRSDLSKESFIGTGVFVACLVDLSRLSVYGNHFLRHGLGENAMLLSVASFCAFTGAWVGNHFIKKVTLRSIQMIVSILLFLIAIALAAGVI
- a CDS encoding type III pantothenate kinase, encoding MLLTIDIGNTHTVLGIYQEESLLAHWRLTSTNSKTEDEVFALFTFFCEQKSIDIRKINGIIISSVVPEQTPVYARMGESYFSIKPFEVSAHLDCGLKILYDNPFAVGADRICNAVAGLHKYGGPIVIVDFGTATTFDCVSANAEYLGGLIMPGIETASIDLHKRAAKLPKVDLTFPDKLIATNTTDSMRAGIMYSAVDGVDGILKRLKKEMGDKTQIIGTGGLARVIVEKSELLKIVEPHMVLEGLRLIYERVKK